One Cellulomonas taurus genomic region harbors:
- a CDS encoding ABC transporter permease translates to MSTVTQAADRPHSITATVRNPFRAAVPGRWRRGPLERRGVRIALGAVVPLLLLLVWQLVTSAGWVRSYQLPAPASVWTAAVDLAQRGLLGQYVAISTQRVLIGFAIGAALGLVIGSVVGLSRVAAALLEPVLGAIRAVPSLAWVPLLLLWMGIGEEPKIVLIAIGAFFPVYTTVVAGLRHVDPLLVEAGRAYGLRGARLLAGVQLPATVPGVVAGLRLALAQSWLFLVAAELLASSMGLGFLLMDSGNNGRVDRILLAIVLLAGLGKVTDGLIGLGERLLGRRWA, encoded by the coding sequence ATGAGCACCGTCACGCAGGCAGCCGACCGGCCCCACTCGATCACGGCCACGGTGCGCAACCCGTTCCGCGCCGCGGTGCCCGGGCGCTGGCGACGCGGACCGCTGGAACGACGCGGTGTGCGGATCGCCCTGGGTGCCGTCGTCCCGCTGCTGCTGCTCCTGGTGTGGCAGCTGGTCACCAGCGCCGGGTGGGTCCGGTCGTACCAGCTGCCCGCGCCCGCCTCGGTCTGGACGGCCGCCGTCGACCTGGCGCAACGTGGGCTGCTGGGCCAGTACGTGGCGATCTCCACCCAGCGGGTGCTGATCGGCTTCGCGATCGGCGCGGCGCTCGGTCTCGTGATCGGCTCGGTGGTCGGCCTGTCCCGGGTGGCGGCGGCACTGCTGGAACCGGTCCTCGGGGCGATCAGGGCGGTGCCGTCACTCGCCTGGGTGCCGCTGCTGCTGCTCTGGATGGGGATCGGCGAGGAGCCGAAGATCGTGCTGATCGCCATCGGCGCGTTCTTCCCGGTGTACACCACCGTGGTCGCCGGGCTCCGGCACGTGGACCCGCTGCTGGTCGAGGCCGGTCGGGCCTACGGGCTGCGCGGCGCTCGCCTGCTGGCCGGGGTGCAGTTGCCCGCGACGGTGCCCGGCGTGGTGGCCGGACTGCGGCTGGCACTGGCCCAGTCCTGGCTGTTCCTGGTGGCGGCCGAGTTGCTCGCGTCGTCGATGGGGCTGGGCTTCCTGCTGATGGACTCCGGCAACAACGGCCGGGTGGACCGGATCCTGCTGGCGATCGTGCTGCTGGCGGGGCTCGGCAAGGTGACCGACGGGCTGATCGGCCTCGGCGAACGACTGCTGGGGAGGCGCTGGGCATGA
- the acs gene encoding acetate--CoA ligase, giving the protein MTTFDTLNDERRRFPAPAGDWQIGPAEHAALLAAGEADPVAFWEEAARRLTWDSPWHTAHTWQPPVWQDGELTVPRAEWFVGGRLNAAVNCVDRHVDAGRGDKIAIHAEGENGDRRSYTYRELRDEVCRAANALTALGIGPGDRVVVYLPVIAETIIVTLAIARIGAVHSLVFGGFSADAVRFRVQDTGAKLLVTSDGQFRRGTAVEVKSAADAAVDGLDHVEHVLVVRRTGQDVTWTPGRDVWWHELVDTADPVHHADSFDAEHPLFVIYTSGTTGKPKGLVHTTGGYLTQASWTHWAVFDAREDDVHWCTADLAWVTAHTYEIYGPLSNGLTQVIYEGTPDTPHRERHLEVIERYGVTTYYTAPTLIRTFMTWFPEGLPAGHDLSSIRLLGTVGEAINPEAWMWFRDQFGAGSAPVVDTWWQSETGAAVIAPLPGSSTLKPGSATRPLPGLSAKVVDAEGREVPRGAGGYLVIDRPFPGMARTVWGDPERYRDAYWRTFAAQGYFLAGDGASWDADGDIWLLGRVDDVVNVSGHRLSTIEIESALVAHPAVGEAGVAGVDDPVTGQSVAAFVVPAVAPADPGDLAAWQRATAELRDGLRQHVAAQIGPVAKPRHLFLVPEVPKTRSGKILRRLLADLHDGRALGDSTSLQNPWAVRQVADLLAVHRTTVGETTA; this is encoded by the coding sequence ATGACCACCTTCGACACCCTGAACGACGAACGGCGACGCTTCCCCGCCCCGGCCGGTGACTGGCAGATCGGTCCGGCCGAGCACGCGGCACTGCTCGCGGCGGGCGAGGCCGACCCGGTGGCGTTCTGGGAGGAGGCGGCGCGACGCCTGACCTGGGACAGCCCCTGGCACACCGCCCACACCTGGCAACCGCCGGTGTGGCAGGACGGGGAACTGACAGTGCCCCGGGCCGAGTGGTTCGTCGGCGGGCGGCTGAACGCGGCGGTGAACTGCGTGGACCGGCACGTCGACGCCGGTCGCGGGGACAAGATCGCGATCCACGCCGAGGGCGAGAACGGCGACCGCCGCTCGTACACCTACCGCGAGCTGCGGGACGAGGTCTGCCGAGCGGCGAACGCGCTCACCGCGCTGGGCATCGGCCCGGGCGACCGGGTGGTGGTCTACCTGCCGGTGATCGCCGAGACGATCATCGTCACGCTGGCCATCGCCCGGATCGGCGCCGTGCACTCCCTGGTCTTCGGTGGCTTCAGCGCCGACGCGGTGCGGTTCCGGGTGCAGGACACCGGGGCGAAGCTGCTGGTCACCAGCGACGGCCAGTTCCGTCGCGGGACGGCGGTGGAGGTGAAGTCGGCGGCCGACGCGGCGGTGGACGGACTCGACCACGTCGAGCACGTGCTCGTGGTGCGCCGGACCGGGCAGGACGTCACCTGGACCCCGGGCCGCGACGTGTGGTGGCACGAACTCGTCGACACCGCCGACCCCGTGCACCACGCCGACTCCTTCGACGCCGAGCACCCGCTGTTCGTCATCTACACCTCCGGCACCACCGGGAAGCCGAAGGGGCTGGTGCACACCACCGGCGGGTACCTGACCCAGGCGTCCTGGACGCACTGGGCGGTGTTCGACGCCCGGGAAGACGACGTGCACTGGTGCACCGCCGACCTGGCCTGGGTCACCGCCCACACCTACGAGATCTACGGACCGCTCAGCAACGGCCTGACCCAGGTGATCTACGAGGGCACCCCGGACACCCCGCACCGCGAGCGCCACCTGGAGGTGATCGAGCGCTACGGCGTCACCACCTACTACACGGCGCCGACCTTGATCCGCACCTTCATGACCTGGTTCCCCGAGGGCCTGCCCGCCGGCCACGACCTGTCGTCGATCCGGTTGCTCGGCACCGTCGGCGAGGCGATCAACCCCGAGGCGTGGATGTGGTTCCGCGACCAGTTCGGCGCCGGATCGGCCCCGGTGGTGGACACCTGGTGGCAGTCCGAGACCGGGGCGGCCGTGATCGCCCCGCTGCCCGGCTCCTCCACCCTGAAACCCGGTTCCGCCACCCGCCCGTTGCCCGGCCTCTCGGCGAAGGTCGTCGACGCCGAAGGCCGGGAGGTGCCGCGCGGCGCCGGTGGCTATCTGGTGATCGACCGCCCGTTCCCCGGCATGGCCCGCACCGTGTGGGGCGATCCGGAGCGCTACCGGGACGCCTACTGGCGCACCTTCGCGGCGCAGGGCTACTTCCTGGCCGGGGACGGTGCCTCCTGGGACGCCGACGGCGACATCTGGCTACTGGGCCGGGTGGACGACGTGGTGAACGTCTCCGGGCACCGGCTGTCCACCATCGAGATCGAGTCCGCGCTGGTCGCCCACCCGGCGGTCGGCGAGGCCGGGGTCGCGGGGGTGGACGACCCGGTGACGGGTCAGTCGGTGGCCGCCTTCGTGGTGCCCGCCGTGGCCCCCGCCGACCCCGGCGACCTGGCCGCGTGGCAGCGGGCGACCGCCGAGCTGCGGGACGGCCTGCGCCAGCACGTCGCCGCGCAGATCGGGCCGGTCGCCAAGCCCCGGCACCTGTTCCTGGTGCCCGAGGTGCCCAAAACCCGTTCCGGCAAGATCCTGCGCCGCCTGCTCGCCGACCTGCACGACGGTCGGGCGCTCGGTGACAGCACCTCCTTGCAGAACCCCTGGGCGGTGCGGCAGGTCGCCGACCTGCTCGCCGTCCACCGCACCACCGTGGGAGAGACCACCGCATGA
- a CDS encoding O-acetylhomoserine aminocarboxypropyltransferase/cysteine synthase family protein codes for MSDHQFGFRTRALHAGGVPDAATGARAVPIYQTTSFVFQDTTDAANLFALQKYGNIYSRLGNPTVAALEERIASLEGGIGAVATASGMAAEFITFAALVGAGDHVVASSQLYGGTVTQLDVTLRRFGVDTTFVPGTDPADYAAAIRPDTKVLYTEVVANPSGEIADLAGLAEVAHAAGIPLVVDSTLTTPYLIRPIEHGADIVIHSATKFLGGHGTTLGGVVVESGRFDWGNGNFPQMTEPVPSYNGVKWWENFGEYGFLTKLRSEQLRDIGPSLSAQSAFQLLQGVETLPQRLDAHLANARTVAEWLAADPRVSAVHWAGLPTHQHFNRAQRYLPQGPGSVFAFRLAPGGGRDGREVGRRFIEHLQLASHLANVGDSRTLVIHPASTTHQQLSAEQLAAAGVPDDLVRISVGLEDPEDILWDLDQALTAATTEVRR; via the coding sequence ATGAGCGACCACCAGTTCGGTTTCCGCACCCGCGCCTTGCACGCCGGCGGGGTGCCCGACGCCGCCACCGGGGCGCGCGCGGTGCCGATCTACCAGACCACGTCCTTCGTCTTCCAGGACACCACCGATGCGGCGAACCTGTTCGCGCTGCAGAAGTACGGGAACATCTACTCCCGGCTGGGCAACCCCACGGTGGCCGCGCTGGAGGAACGGATCGCCTCCCTGGAGGGCGGGATCGGTGCGGTGGCGACCGCCTCCGGGATGGCCGCCGAGTTCATCACCTTCGCCGCGCTGGTCGGCGCCGGCGACCATGTGGTGGCCAGCTCCCAGCTGTACGGCGGCACCGTCACCCAACTGGACGTGACCCTGCGCCGATTCGGGGTCGATACCACCTTCGTGCCCGGAACCGACCCGGCGGACTACGCCGCGGCGATCCGTCCGGACACCAAGGTGCTCTACACCGAGGTGGTCGCCAACCCCTCCGGGGAGATCGCCGACCTGGCCGGTCTGGCCGAGGTGGCGCACGCGGCGGGCATCCCGCTGGTGGTCGACTCGACCCTGACCACCCCGTACCTGATCCGGCCGATCGAGCACGGCGCGGACATCGTGATCCACTCGGCGACCAAGTTCCTCGGCGGGCACGGCACCACGCTCGGCGGCGTGGTCGTCGAGTCCGGCCGCTTCGACTGGGGCAACGGCAACTTCCCGCAGATGACCGAGCCGGTGCCCAGCTACAACGGCGTGAAGTGGTGGGAGAACTTCGGCGAGTACGGCTTCCTGACCAAGCTGCGCTCCGAGCAGTTGCGGGACATCGGACCGTCGTTGTCGGCGCAGTCGGCCTTCCAGCTGTTGCAGGGGGTGGAGACCCTGCCGCAACGGCTGGACGCGCACCTGGCGAACGCCCGGACCGTCGCCGAGTGGCTGGCCGCCGATCCTCGGGTGTCGGCGGTGCACTGGGCGGGCCTTCCCACCCACCAGCACTTCAACCGCGCTCAGCGGTACCTGCCGCAGGGGCCCGGGTCGGTGTTCGCCTTCCGCCTGGCACCCGGCGGCGGACGGGACGGTCGGGAGGTCGGTCGCCGGTTCATCGAGCACCTGCAGCTGGCCAGCCACCTGGCGAACGTCGGCGACTCGCGCACTCTGGTGATCCACCCCGCGTCCACCACCCACCAGCAGCTCTCGGCGGAGCAGCTCGCCGCCGCCGGGGTGCCCGACGACCTGGTGCGGATCAGCGTCGGACTGGAGGATCCCGAGGACATCCTGTGGGATCTGGATCAGGCACTCACCGCGGCGACCACGGAGGTTCGGCGATGA
- a CDS encoding CoA-binding protein, whose product MTTRTWQGPSAQERLALLRRTRSIAIVGASNNPARASYFVTTYLLSSSPYRLFLVNPRETEILGQPVYPSLADLPETPDLVDVFQRHDDLPGVLDETLAVGAPALWLQLGSWHEEVARRGQAAGLTVVMDRCVKIEHARFHGGLHLAGFDTGVISARRALS is encoded by the coding sequence ATGACCACCCGCACCTGGCAGGGCCCCTCGGCGCAGGAGCGGCTCGCCCTGCTGCGCCGCACCCGGTCGATCGCCATCGTCGGCGCGTCGAACAACCCGGCGCGGGCCAGCTACTTCGTCACCACCTACCTGCTGTCCAGCTCGCCGTACCGGCTGTTCCTGGTCAACCCGCGCGAGACCGAGATCCTCGGCCAGCCGGTGTATCCCTCGCTGGCGGACCTGCCGGAGACTCCGGACCTGGTGGACGTGTTCCAGCGGCACGACGACCTGCCCGGGGTGCTGGACGAGACCCTGGCGGTGGGTGCGCCCGCCCTGTGGTTGCAGCTCGGGTCCTGGCACGAGGAGGTCGCCCGGCGCGGCCAGGCGGCGGGGCTGACCGTCGTGATGGACCGGTGCGTGAAGATCGAGCACGCCAGGTTCCACGGCGGGCTGCATCTGGCGGGCTTCGACACCGGGGTGATCAGCGCGCGGCGAGCGCTGAGCTGA
- a CDS encoding TetR/AcrR family transcriptional regulator: MTDAAIPDATCRPGRRRDPGKDEAILQATRELLTERGYEAMTMDAVAERAGVGKATVYRRWSSKPRLTVDSLLCAKQLNADEVPDTGSLREDLLAVATLATRMKNDELMSGLIVAVKAEPEVAGVFHEQFVAGRVRLMRTLLERARERGEVHPEADLDMIAAVGPAMIHYRKLVAHLPMNTEFLERMIDSVVLPLTLSPASAPPAEVSSALAAR, encoded by the coding sequence GTGACCGACGCTGCGATCCCCGACGCCACCTGCCGTCCGGGGCGCCGCCGTGATCCGGGCAAGGACGAGGCGATCCTGCAGGCCACCCGCGAGCTGCTCACCGAGCGCGGCTACGAGGCGATGACCATGGACGCCGTGGCCGAGCGCGCCGGGGTCGGCAAGGCCACCGTGTACCGCCGCTGGTCCTCCAAGCCTCGGCTGACCGTGGACAGCCTGCTGTGCGCCAAGCAGCTGAACGCCGACGAGGTGCCGGACACCGGGTCGCTGCGCGAGGACCTGTTGGCGGTCGCCACCCTCGCCACCCGGATGAAGAACGACGAGCTGATGTCCGGCCTGATCGTCGCGGTCAAGGCCGAGCCCGAGGTGGCCGGGGTGTTCCACGAGCAGTTCGTCGCCGGGCGGGTGCGGCTGATGCGCACCCTGCTCGAACGCGCCCGGGAGCGCGGTGAGGTGCATCCGGAGGCCGACCTGGACATGATCGCGGCGGTCGGCCCGGCGATGATCCACTACCGCAAGCTGGTGGCGCACCTGCCGATGAACACCGAGTTCCTGGAGCGGATGATCGACTCGGTGGTCCTCCCGCTGACGCTCAGCCCGGCCAGTGCGCCCCCCGCGGAGGTCAGCTCAGCGCTCGCCGCGCGCTGA
- a CDS encoding MFS transporter, with protein sequence MSSPTSRTRWLVLATVALAQLMVVLDATIVNIAMPSAQAELGFSDNDRQWIVTAYALAFGSLLLLGGRLADMFGRRRMFLIGLIGFAVSSALGGAAGTFELLVAARALQGVFAAALAPAALSVLTTTFTVPAERGRAFGIFGAIAGMGGAIGLLLGGYLTENFDWRWNLYVNVPIAVVALVGGIVLLSRTGGAADHRLDVPGVLLGSVGLFALVLGFSQAEPQGWDAVATWGPLAASVLLLIGFVIRQRTASHAVLPLGVVLDRDRGASFLAILVAGSGMFGVFLFLTYYLQGTLGFTPMRTGVAFLPMVASIIVTAQVQSNLLIPRFGPKVLVPIGMSLAALAMLSFTRLESDSSYLHVLPGLILMGVGMASIMPASFQLATLGVDQRLAGAASALVSTSQQVGGAIGTALLNTLATTAAAAYIADHAPATPEVIAEASLHSFDTAYGWSAGIFLGGAVLAAVLFRRRGDRVARQAAVPAGLEPVVAH encoded by the coding sequence ATGTCCTCCCCCACCTCTCGCACGCGCTGGCTCGTCCTGGCCACCGTGGCGCTCGCTCAGCTGATGGTCGTGCTGGACGCGACCATCGTGAACATCGCGATGCCCTCGGCCCAGGCCGAGCTCGGCTTCAGCGACAACGACCGGCAGTGGATCGTCACCGCCTACGCCCTGGCCTTCGGCAGCCTGCTGCTGCTCGGCGGACGACTGGCCGACATGTTCGGCCGACGCCGGATGTTCCTGATCGGCCTGATCGGCTTCGCGGTGTCCTCCGCCCTCGGCGGTGCGGCGGGGACCTTCGAGCTGCTGGTCGCCGCCCGCGCCCTCCAGGGGGTGTTCGCCGCCGCCCTCGCCCCGGCAGCCCTCTCCGTGCTCACCACCACCTTCACCGTCCCCGCCGAACGCGGCCGGGCCTTCGGCATCTTCGGGGCGATCGCCGGGATGGGCGGCGCCATCGGCCTGCTGCTCGGCGGCTACCTGACCGAGAACTTCGACTGGCGCTGGAACCTCTACGTCAACGTGCCGATCGCGGTCGTCGCGCTGGTCGGCGGCATCGTCCTGCTGTCCCGCACCGGCGGGGCCGCCGACCACCGACTGGACGTCCCCGGTGTCCTGCTCGGTTCGGTCGGTCTGTTCGCCCTCGTCCTCGGCTTCTCCCAGGCCGAGCCGCAGGGCTGGGACGCGGTGGCGACCTGGGGTCCGCTGGCGGCCAGCGTCCTGTTGCTGATCGGCTTCGTGATCCGGCAGCGCACCGCCAGCCACGCGGTGCTGCCGCTCGGCGTGGTGCTCGACCGCGACCGAGGCGCGTCCTTCCTGGCCATCCTGGTCGCCGGATCCGGGATGTTCGGCGTCTTCCTGTTCCTGACCTACTACCTGCAGGGCACCCTCGGCTTCACCCCGATGCGCACCGGTGTGGCCTTCCTGCCGATGGTTGCCTCGATCATCGTCACCGCCCAGGTGCAGTCCAACCTGCTGATCCCCCGGTTCGGTCCCAAGGTCCTGGTGCCGATCGGGATGAGCCTGGCGGCGCTCGCCATGCTCTCCTTCACCCGGCTGGAGTCGGACAGCAGCTACCTGCACGTGCTGCCCGGTCTCATCCTGATGGGCGTCGGGATGGCGTCGATCATGCCCGCGTCCTTCCAGTTGGCGACCCTCGGCGTCGACCAACGACTGGCCGGAGCCGCCTCCGCGCTGGTGTCCACCAGCCAGCAGGTCGGCGGCGCGATCGGCACCGCCCTGCTCAACACCCTGGCCACCACGGCCGCGGCCGCCTACATCGCCGATCACGCACCGGCGACGCCCGAGGTGATCGCCGAGGCGTCCCTGCACTCCTTCGACACGGCCTACGGCTGGTCGGCCGGGATCTTCCTCGGCGGAGCGGTGCTGGCGGCGGTGCTGTTCCGGCGACGGGGCGACCGGGTCGCCCGGCAGGCGGCGGTTCCGGCCGGGCTGGAGCCGGTGGTCGCGCACTGA
- a CDS encoding MGMT family protein yields MDPEYIAAVRALVRRIPPGRAMTYGLIAEVVADELVAAGGTARGGPRQVGRIMAAGDGDWPWWRVVNAAGSPPAPYAERAAGHWRAEGTPLTADGTRVALRRAVWFPEQDEPGTGRGR; encoded by the coding sequence GTGGATCCCGAGTACATCGCCGCCGTGCGCGCCCTGGTCCGGCGGATCCCGCCCGGGCGGGCGATGACCTACGGGCTGATCGCCGAGGTGGTCGCCGACGAGCTGGTCGCCGCCGGGGGGACTGCTCGTGGCGGGCCGCGTCAGGTCGGTCGGATCATGGCGGCCGGTGACGGCGACTGGCCGTGGTGGCGGGTGGTCAACGCCGCCGGGTCGCCGCCTGCCCCGTATGCCGAACGGGCCGCCGGGCACTGGCGGGCCGAGGGGACGCCGCTCACCGCCGACGGCACCCGGGTCGCTCTGCGTCGCGCCGTGTGGTTCCCGGAACAGGACGAGCCGGGCACCGGCCGGGGTCGGTGA
- a CDS encoding PP2C family protein-serine/threonine phosphatase — MQHGPARSPSVLDQVRGRLLRWGLGSQRALTLLLVGLTVLATFGMTTAPSWVPPATFVLIELLGAFLLRLRPMILLCGAIVVQVAVVLALGVGTFTPGVVVLQAVTIVAVLGFAAHRERLGLQGAPGELMLVDLRDRIAAHGQVPTLPTGWSVETALRPAHAEAFSGDFVVTADRPGLVELALVDVSGKGQAAGVRSLQLSGALAGMIGSLPARDFLPAANAYLLGRRWEEGFATAVHLTVHLETGLYTVALAGHLPPIHLKAGSGRVDLLPQLRGPALGVIADPEFVTGTGRLGPGDSLILYTDGLVETPGRDLDLGIDRLMGAAEEVLATGRGGAEELLRAVRAPEGDDRALVLVRRSR; from the coding sequence ATGCAGCACGGCCCCGCTCGCTCGCCGAGCGTTCTGGATCAGGTCCGCGGACGGTTGCTCCGCTGGGGCCTCGGCTCACAGCGTGCGCTGACGCTGCTGCTGGTCGGGTTGACGGTGCTGGCGACGTTCGGGATGACCACCGCACCGAGCTGGGTGCCACCGGCGACCTTCGTGCTGATCGAGCTGCTGGGCGCCTTCCTGCTGCGGCTGCGGCCGATGATCCTGCTGTGCGGCGCGATCGTGGTGCAGGTGGCGGTGGTCCTGGCGCTCGGGGTCGGGACGTTCACCCCGGGCGTGGTGGTCTTGCAGGCGGTCACGATCGTGGCGGTGCTCGGCTTCGCCGCCCATCGTGAACGGTTGGGGCTGCAAGGTGCTCCGGGAGAGCTGATGCTGGTCGACCTGCGGGACCGGATCGCCGCGCACGGGCAGGTGCCGACACTGCCGACCGGGTGGTCGGTGGAGACCGCGCTGCGACCCGCGCACGCCGAGGCGTTCTCCGGCGACTTCGTGGTCACCGCCGACCGTCCCGGGTTGGTGGAGCTGGCGCTGGTGGACGTCTCCGGGAAGGGGCAGGCGGCCGGGGTGCGCAGCCTGCAACTCTCCGGGGCGCTCGCGGGCATGATCGGCTCGCTGCCGGCCCGCGACTTCCTGCCCGCCGCCAATGCCTATCTGCTGGGGCGGCGCTGGGAGGAGGGCTTCGCCACCGCCGTCCACCTGACCGTGCACCTGGAGACCGGCCTGTACACGGTGGCCTTGGCCGGGCACCTGCCGCCGATCCATCTCAAGGCCGGGTCCGGTCGGGTCGATCTGCTGCCCCAGCTGCGCGGTCCGGCGCTCGGGGTGATCGCCGACCCGGAGTTCGTGACCGGCACCGGCCGACTGGGGCCAGGGGACAGCCTGATCCTCTACACCGACGGTTTGGTGGAGACACCGGGACGCGACCTCGACCTCGGCATCGACCGCCTGATGGGGGCGGCCGAGGAGGTGCTGGCCACGGGGCGCGGCGGAGCCGAGGAACTGCTGCGCGCGGTGCGGGCACCGGAGGGGGACGACCGGGCGCTGGTGCTGGTCCGCCGGTCGCGCTGA